The proteins below come from a single Drosophila kikkawai strain 14028-0561.14 chromosome 3R, DkikHiC1v2, whole genome shotgun sequence genomic window:
- the LOC108080773 gene encoding uncharacterized protein, producing MRTIGNVVPLLVLFMVFESGSVHASRFKFTNFVCDSLNESVLLVHKCRLKAVRRDRTTLNFNGTLQQTVNNVRVHGQIFKRANGYKPWLYNITIDGCRFMRKPYEPVVILVYNLFKQFSNFNKPCPYDGPVYVMGFHLLGSQIPVPLPSGEYLVLIKWYTDKTLIISTGIYFSFEENWQ from the exons ATGAGAACTATAGGAAACGTTGTACCACTCCTGGTTTTATTTATGGTGTTTGAATCTGGCTCCGTT CATGCTTCCAGATTTAAGTTTACCAACTTTGTTTGTGATTCACTAAATGAATCCGTGCTTTTGGTGCACAAATGCCGCTTAAAGGCAGTTCGTCGGGACCGAACTACACTGAACTTCAATGGGACTTTGCAGCAAACAGTTAATAACGTCCGGGTGCACGGCCAGATTTTCAAGAGGGCTAATGGATACAAGCCGTGGCTCTATAACATCACCATAGACGGCTGTCGATTTATGCGAAAACCCTACGAACCAGTGGTAATACTCGTTTATAACCTATTTAAACAGTTCTCAAACTTCAATAAGCCGTGTCCCTACGAC gGGCCAGTCTACGTAATGGGGTTCCACCTCCTGGGGTCACAGATTCCAGTTCCACTTCCTTCTGGCGAATACCTAGTTTTAATTAAGTGGTATACCGATAAGACACTAATAATTTCCActggtatatatttttcatttgaaGAGAATTGGCAATGA
- the LOC108080749 gene encoding uncharacterized protein has translation MRARLDFVVLLLAFLIVLQPDFISPSRFKFTNFVCDSVDESVLLVHTCRLKAVRRDKTTLNFNGTLLKSINKCRVHAQIFKRANGFKPWLYNITIEACRFLRKPYEAPVILVFNLFKSFSVFNKTCPYEGSVYVMGFYLMAEQIPVPLPSGEYLILIKWYVKDLMMISTGIYFSFEENLT, from the exons ATGAGAGCACGGCTAGACTTTGTGGTCTTACTCCTGGCTTTTCTCATTGTCCTACAACCCGATTTTATT AGTCCTTCCAGGTTCAAGTTCACCAATTTTGTTTGCGATTCTGTTGACGAGTCCGTGCTTTTGGTGCACACGTGTCGCCTAAAGGCAGTTCGCAGGGACAAAACAACACTGAACTTCAATGGAACTCTCCTAAAATCAATCAACAAATGTAGAGTTCATGCTCAGATTTTCAAGAGAGCCAATGGCTTTAAGCCTTGGCTTTACAACATCACCATCGAGGCCTGTCGATTCCTGCGAAAACCCTACGAGGCGCCAGTGATattagttttcaatttatttaaatcattttcagTCTTCAATAAGACTTGTCCCTACGAG GGTTCAGTATATGTAATGGGATTTTATCTCATGGCCGAGCAAATTCCAGTGCCTCTTCCCTCTGgcgaatatttaattttaattaagtggTATGTTAAGGACTTAATGATGATTTCGACAGGCATCTATTTCTCATTCGAAGAGAATTTGACATGa